In Phocoena phocoena chromosome 19, mPhoPho1.1, whole genome shotgun sequence, a genomic segment contains:
- the SLC47A2 gene encoding multidrug and toxin extrusion protein 2, with the protein MDSPRDMVPPGRGSRCPALRRLVPVGFGAEARTLIVLSGPLFLFQMLNFMIYVVSSVFCGHLGKVELAAVTLSVAFVNVCGVSIGFGLSSACDTLMSQSFGSPNRKHVGVILQRGALVLLLCCFPCWALFLNTQHILLLCRQDPAVSRLAQEYVHVYIPALPANFLYSLLAKYLQNQGITWPQVLSGVVGNCVNGLANYVLVSVLGLGVRGSACANTVSQFTQAVFLLLCVVKKKLHLDTWAGWSSQCLQGWGPFFRLAVPSMLMTCIEWWAYEIGSFLMGRLSVLDLSAQAIIYEVATVVYMIPMGLSIAVCFRVGTALGAADTVQAKRSAVSGTLCTVGTSLVVGTLLGLLRNKLGHIFTNDEEVVALVSKVLPLYVIFHLFEAVCCLYGGVLRGTGRQAFGAVVNAVTYYVVGLPLGVVLTFVVGLGITGLWLGMLACVFLAAAAFVTYTACMDWKRAAEEVQKRVGLPPQATESTAPSLRPGPERAVVSSVATGSYPGVTLTMYSRPEAHLDLFGTPEAAQPLPAPPGRLSAKQLAIRRGAALGAATGTLVVGLVIRVLTARP; encoded by the exons ATGGACAGCCCCCGGGACATGGTACCCCCGGGCCGAGGGAGCCGCTGCCCTGCCCTCCGCAGGCTGGTCCCTGTCGGCTTCGGGGCCGAGGCGAGGACGCTCATTGTCCTTTCTGGACCCCTG TTCCTCTTCCAGATGCTGAACTTCATGATCTACGTCGTGAGCTCGGTGTTCTGCGGACACCTGGGCAAGGTGGAGCTGGCGGCAGTGACCCTCTCGGTGGCC TTTGTCAATGTCTGCGGAGTTTCCATTGGATTTGGCTTGTCCTCCGCCTGTGACACCTTAATGTCCCAG AGCTTCGGCAGCCCCAACAGGAAGCACGTGGGAGTCATCCTGCAGCGCGGCGCGCTGGTTCTGCTGCTCTGTTGCTTTCCCTGCTGGGCGCTCTTCCTCAACACCCAGCACATCCTGCTGCTCTGCAGGCAGGACCCGGCCGTGTCCAG GCTGGCCCAGGAGTACGTGCATGTTTACATCCCAGCGCTCCCG GCAAATTTTCTTTACAGCCTGCTGGCCAAATATCTGCAAAACCAG GGCATCACGTGGCCCCAAGTCCTCAGCGGCGTCGTGGGCAACTGCGTCAACGGGCTGGCCAACTACGTCCTGGTTTCCGTGCTGGGCCTGGGGGTCAG GGGCTCGGCCTGTGCCAACACGGTCTCCCAGTTCACGCAGGCCGTCTTCCTGCTGCTCTGCGTCGTGAAGAAGAAGCTGCACCTGGATACGTGGGCAG GCTGGTCCAGCCAGTGCCTGCAGGGCTGGGGCCCCTTCTTCCGCCTGGCCGTGCCCAGCATGCTCATGACTTGCATTGAGTGGTGGGCCTACGAGATCGGGAGCTTTCTCATGG gcCGGCTCAGCGTGCTCGACCTCTCTGCCCAGGCCATCATCTACGAGGTGGCCACTGTCGTCTACATG ATTCCCATGGGGCTCAGCATCGCGGTCTGTTTCCGAGTGGGGACGGCCCTGGGAGCCGCAGACACCGTGCAAGCCAAGCGATCTGCCGTCTCAGGCACCCTCTGCACAG TTGGCACGTCGCTGGTCGTGGGCACCCTCTTGGGCCTTCTGAGGAATAAACTGGGCCACATCTTTACCAATGACGA GGAAGTGGTCGCCTTGGTCAGCAAGGTCCTGCCGCTTTACGTCATCTTCCACCTGTTTGAGGCAGTCTGT tGTCTCTACGGTGGGGTCCTGAGAGGGACCGGCAGGCAGGCCTTCGGGGCCGTCGTGAACGCCGTCACGTACTACGTCGTCGGCCTCCCGCTGGGCGTCGTGCTGACCTTCGTGGTCGGGCTGGGGATCACGG GCCTCTGGCTGGGCATGCTGGCCTGTGTCTTCCTGGCCGCCGCGGCCTTCGTCACCTACACCGCCTGCATGGACTGGAAGCGGGCTGCGGAGGAG GTGCAGAAACGTGTGGGGCTGCCGCCCCAGGCCACTGAGAGCACAGCCCCCAGCCTCAGACCCGGGCCTGAGAGAGCGGTCGTATCTTCAG TGGCTACGGGCAGCTACCCTGGCGTGACCCTGACAATGTACTCAAGGCCCGAGGCCCACCTGGACCTCTTCGGGACTCCAGAAGCAGCCCAACCCCTGCCAGCTCCCCCTGGCAGACTGTCGGCCAAACAGCTGGCCATCCGCCGAGGGGCTGCTCTGGGGGCAGCGACGGGCACGCTGGTAGTGGGGCTTGTCATCAGGGTCCTGACTGCCAGGCCCTAG